In Juglans regia cultivar Chandler chromosome 5, Walnut 2.0, whole genome shotgun sequence, the following are encoded in one genomic region:
- the LOC108996101 gene encoding cytochrome b561 and DOMON domain-containing protein At3g25290-like, producing the protein MASHPSSASAFLLLSLSALFVISPAYSLTCTSQSFTNNAVYKQCLDLPRLSSYLHWTYDQSNSSLSIAFIAPPPKSDGWIAWAINPTGTGMKGAQTLLAFKSDGDAMTVKTYNIEEIGPITESKISFEVWDLSAESDGGVMRLFAKVKVPGNAQTVNQVWQVGPSITAGLPNQHELQTANLNAKSTLSLVGEQMASPSGGDSRTKMKNIHGILNVVSWGILFPIGAIVARYMRTFESADPAWFYLHVLCQVSAYAIGVAGWGIGLKLGSESEGIQFTNHRNIGIALFCLATVQLFALFLRPKKDHKYRLYWNIYHHAVGYTILVLGILNIFKGYDILQPAKRWKSAYIIVIIVLGAIAFLLEAITWIVVLKRNSSNSTKR; encoded by the exons ATGGCTTCTCATCCATCCTCTGCTTCGGCTTTTCTGCTTCTTTCCCTCTCGGCTCTGTTTGTAATCTCTCCGGCCTACTCACTCACCTGTACTTCCCAGAGCTTCACCAACAATGCCGTCTACAAACAGTGCCTTGACCTCCCCAGGCTTTCTTCCTACCTCCACTGGACCTACGACCAGTCCAACTCTTCCCTCTCCATCGCTTTCATTGCCCCTCCGCCCAAGTCCGATGGCTGGATCGCGTGGGCCATCAACCCAACTGGGACGGGCATGAAGGGCGCCCAGACCCTTCTTGCCTTCAAGTCCGACGGCGACGCCATGACCGTCAAGACCTACAACATAGAGGAAATCGGCCCCATCACGGAATCTAAGATCTCCTTCGAGGTTTGGGACCTGAGTGCCGAGTCTGACGGCGGCGTCATGAGGCTCTTTGCCAAGGTGAAGGTCCCCGGCAATGCACAAACGGTTAACCAGGTCTGGCAGGTGGGTCCCTCCATCACCGCTGGCTTGCCGAACCAGCATGAGTTGCAAACGGCCAATTTGAACGCCAAGTCCACGCTAAGTTTGGTTGGGGAACAGATGGCCTCTCCCTCCGGAGGGGATTCCAGGACCAAGATGAAAAAT ATACATGGAATACTGAATGTCGTCAGTTGGGGCATTCTGTTTCCTATTGGGGCTATCGTTGCGAGGTACATGAGGACTTTTGAGTCTGCGGATCCGGCATGGTTCTATCTTCATGTTTTGTGCCAAGTATCTGCTTATGCAATCGGAGTGGCTGGCTGGGGGATTGGTCTTAAGCTTGGAAGTGAGTCAGAGGGAATCCAATTCACTAATCACCGCAATATCGGGATAGCCCTCTTTTGTCTCGCCACAGTGCAG CTCTTTGCTTTATTCTTGAGGCCAAAGAAGGACCACAAGTACCGCTTGTATTGGAATATCTACCACCATGCCGTTGGATACACCATACTTGTCCTTGgcattctcaatatttttaaaggttATGACATCTTGCAACCTGCAAAGAGATGGAAATCAGCTTACATAATTGTGATCATTGTATTGGGTGCGATTGCCTTCTTGTTGGAAGCGATTACATGGATTGTAGTCTTGAAGAGGAATTCCAGCAATTCCACCAAGCGCTAG